The genomic DNA GATATCCCATTAGAAATTATTGATGTAACAAAAGAATTCCGAACACAAGTAATAGATGACTTTGTTACCGGATATAAGACAGGTAAAACCCCAAACCCCTGCATAGTTTGCAATAAGGCAATTAAATTCGGTTGTTTACGAAAATTTACAGAAGGTGAAATTGCAACCGGTCACTATGTAAATCTTAAAAAAGATAAAAATCATGCAATTATACGAAAACACAAAGATCATTCACACGATCAAGCATACTTTCTTTATAGAATACCTTACGATATCCTTAAAAAAACAATCTTTCCGCTTTCCGATATGTCAAAAAATGAAGTTATTGAACTTGGCAGACTTCTAGATTACAGCCAGCCTATCAGCTCTTCTACCTACCATGGCAGCACAGACCTCTGCTTTACTTCAAACGATAAACTTTACCAATTTCTAGGTCAATTTATTCCCAATAAAGTTGGCGACATCCGTGATATCGTAGATAATAAAGTTGTCGGAGAACATGACGGACTGTGGAAATATACAATTGGTCAAAGGAAGGGGATCGGGATTGGAGGAACCGGACCATACTTTGTTGTTAAGAAGGATCATAACTCAAACACCTTGTGGGTATCAAACCAACTACTAAGTCAGAATTTGTTGACCTCGAATATATCAATAAGAGACATAAACATTTTGCATCCCGACTATCTTAACCAGTCAAAGTTTGAAGCACTTATGCAGCACAGATATCAGTCAGCTCATGCCCCCGCAACAATCGAAATATCTGGAAAAACTGCAACTGTAACCGCCAAGTCAAATATTAAAGCACCAACACCGGGGCAGTCTGCTGTTTTTTATACTAAGCAGGGCGATTTGATTGGTGGCGGCATAATTACAATGGACAAGTTTCATTAATATACTAATCTGTTGCCCAGTATGTTCTCAGAGAACCCTTTATCTGTTTTGCCTTTGTGTTAAAGCTTGCCACTTCTCTCATAGGTATCTTCCGGAGGATTACTTCACTGCTTTCCCAACCATTGCTTGTTTAATAGAGAAACTGTATCTGCCGGTTTCGTCGATTTTTATAAGCTTTGCTTCTACCTTATCACCCAGTTTGGCAATAGTTCCGGGATCCTTAACGAACCCATCAGACATTTCCGAGACGTGTACAAGTCCCGACGCCCCATTATCAAGTTCAATAAATACTCCAAATTCGGCAACTTTTACAACTTTTGCGGAATATATTTTGTTTAACTCTAACTCCCCTACCAGTCCATCGACCAATTCCTGTGCCCGCTTGACCTTTTCCGAA from Candidatus Dojkabacteria bacterium includes the following:
- the mnmA gene encoding tRNA 2-thiouridine(34) synthase MnmA; protein product: MITVLLSGGIDSFVAAFLLLKAKVRITALHFVIDDKDLSIKIDKSKETEYLCKKLDIPLEIIDVTKEFRTQVIDDFVTGYKTGKTPNPCIVCNKAIKFGCLRKFTEGEIATGHYVNLKKDKNHAIIRKHKDHSHDQAYFLYRIPYDILKKTIFPLSDMSKNEVIELGRLLDYSQPISSSTYHGSTDLCFTSNDKLYQFLGQFIPNKVGDIRDIVDNKVVGEHDGLWKYTIGQRKGIGIGGTGPYFVVKKDHNSNTLWVSNQLLSQNLLTSNISIRDINILHPDYLNQSKFEALMQHRYQSAHAPATIEISGKTATVTAKSNIKAPTPGQSAVFYTKQGDLIGGGIITMDKFH